A DNA window from Octopus sinensis linkage group LG25, ASM634580v1, whole genome shotgun sequence contains the following coding sequences:
- the LOC118767951 gene encoding lissencephaly-1 homolog, producing MVLSQRQREELNKAVADYLSANGYLNSLDAFQKETEMPGEIDKKYAGLLEKKWTSVIRLQKKVMDLESKLVEAEKEVNAGAPTRGNRSPTEWILRPPPLGTIDLGNEVCFETFIYTSSVSLPSV from the exons ATGGTACTCTCCCAAAGACAGCGTGAGGAACTGAACAAAGCAGTTGCGGATTATCTTAGTGCCAATGGATACCTGAACTCTTTAGATGCATTCCAAAAGGAGACAGAAATGCCAGGAGAGATTGACAAGAAATATGCTGGGTTACTTGAGAAGAAGTGGACCTCAGTCATCCGACTACAGAAAAAGGTGATGGACCTTGAATCAAAATTAGTTGAAGCGGAGAAAGAGGTGAATGCCGGAGCCCCGACTCGTGGCAACAGAAGTCCTACagaatg GATC CTTAGACCCCCCCCCCTTGGA ACGATTGACCTTGGTAATGAAGTCTGTTTTGAAACGTTCATCTATACATCTTCTGTTTCTCTACCCAGTGTTTGA